CGAGCCTCGACTTAGAGAAGACGGGCCAGCGAGGGAACCCACTCGTGATTCTGTTGGGTTTTTTAGGCCGGCCCAGGAGTATGAATTTGACGAGGCCTCTTTGGAAGAGCGCTTAGCTGGACCAATTATGGACGCGGTTCAGGCTTTGACTCCAGCCGACTATTTGGGGTTAAGTACCGTTGGTTGCATACCGACCGAAGACATGATCGCCTCGTTAGTTCGTCTGCAAACCATGGTAAAttgctttcccttttctttttgtgtttggcTTTTGATATTCTGTTTTCTAAGTTTCTTCTTTGCTCGGCAGCAATTGGTGGATACCCTTGCTCTTTATGACCAGCATAGGGATTTCCACCGAAATCAGGTCCCGGTTATGGCCGGACTTCGACAACGGATTTCTGAGCTTGAGCTTGAGTTAGCTCGGAAGTTATCCTTGGAATCCGAAGTGGCTCGGTTGAGTAAGCTTCTCGTTGAGCGGGAATCGGAGCTTGCTAGTTATGACGCGCTGATTGCTAATGCCGAGCTCAGGCGAAATGTGGCCGAGGTAGCCAATCATGGTTTATCCGCCCAGCTCGATGCGCGGACTCGCGAACTGTTTGCGCTTAAGGCTCATACTGATGCTGTCGAGGCAAGATACTCGGCCACATCCTGCAGCAATACTGCGTTGCGAGCGGATCTGAGTGCGGCGAAGGCGCAGAGAAGAATCGCCGAAGATGCTCGGCGGGAAGCTGAAGAAGCTAAGAGCACTGCGGGGGAAAAGTTGGAGGCGCTTGAGGAAAAATTGAAGGAAGCTGAATTGGGCTTACAAGCTACTCAGGCCGACTTGCAAAAGGCTAAACTGAAGTCTAGCGAGCTGCGGAAGAAGTCTAAGCACTACAAATCGAAGGCTGCTCATTATAAAGCAAAGGCCGATCGGTTCCATAGTCAGATTCTTGCTTTCACTCGAGTTCGAGATCGAACCTGGGTTAATGGGTTTAGCTGGGGTTTTGATTCCCTTAAAGAATTCGTGCTTAACCCTCTGACGCCTTCCCCAAATTTTGCCGGGTTGAATTATACCGACTTTATGGATGTTCCAGAGCAAGCTATCTTGGAGCTATGGGAAATTGGCCGAGACTTGATTCCTGATGTCCCGGACTGGGTTGGTGAAGACGTCGGAACAGCTGATGAGGTGACTAAGCCGGCAGACTTAGGTGCTTCGACTAAGGCCACTGAAATTGAGGCTCCTGATAGCCCAGCTTCTAAGGAACCGAATGCAGATAGGATTTAGCACGCCTTTTGTTTCGGCGTTTTTGTTGACCTTTTCTTTTCCATGTTAATAACATTCGGAAAATCTATATTAGTGTTGTATATATTTTACTCTATTCTTCAGCATACTCATACTGTCTTAGGTTTCACACTTAGACAAAATCTTTAAATTTGATTCGGATCTAAGACTTTgaccggtttgaatcccctcgaCGTGATTCAAACCTTGGCAttggtccggtttgaatcccctcaacgtgattcaaaactcggagcttgaccgacttgaatcccctcaacgtgattcaagtctcggcattggtccggtttgaatcccctcaacgtgattcaaaactcggagcttgaccgacttgaatcccctcaacgtgatgcAAGTCTCGGCAttggtccggtttgaatcccctcaacgtgattcaaaactcggaacttgaccgacttgaatcccctcgacgtgattcaagtctcggcattggtccggtttgaatcccctcaacgtgattcaaaactcggaacttgaccgacttgaatcccctcgacgtgattcaagtctcggcattggtccggtttgaatcccctcaacgtgattcaaaactcgaagcttgaccgacttgaatcccctcaacgtgattcaagtctcggcatttgtccggtttgaatcccctcaacgtgattcaaaactcggagcttgaccgacttgaatcccctcaacgtgattcaagtctcggcattggtccggtttgaatcccctcaacgtgattcaaaactcggagcttgaccgacttgaatcccctcaacgtgattcaagtctcggcattgCGAATGTTGTACTTGGATATAATATGATGTCTGAATCTGCATTTTATTGATAAACATTAAGTCTAAAAATAAACagattacatataatataagcggaattacatataatatttccggagatgctcggcattccatggtcTTTGCAGCTTTTTCCCGTTTGTATCTTCAAGATGGTACGCTCCTTTTGGATTGCTTTTAATAACTCGGAATGGTCCTTCCCAGACCGGCCCCAGCTTCCCTTCCGTGGGGTCTTTAGCTACCGCAGTAATCCTCCGTAACACCCAATCGCCATCATTGAACGATCGGGGCCTCACCCTTTTATTATAATACCGAGCTGCCCTTTCTTGATAAGCGGAAGTTCTGACTTTCGCATCTCCTCGTTTTTCTTCCAGAAGATCTAGGTGTAGCTTTAATCCTGTGTTGTTGAATCCGGGATTATAGTGCTGAATGCGGAAGCTTGGGGAACCAATTTCAACTGGTATCACTGCTTCGACCCCGAAGGCTAGTGAGTAAGGAGTTTCGGAAGTTGCCGAGCTGACTGTCGTCCGGTATGACCACATAACTTCTGGTAAGTACTCTACCCATCCTCCCTTACGCTTAGGGAGTTTTTTCTTTAGTATTGTCACCAGAGTTTTGTTTGTTGCTTCTACCTGCCCATTTGACTGTGGATAATATACCGACGAGAAAAAATGCCGAATCTTGAGCTCATCGCACCACTCCTGGAATGGCTTGCAGTTGAATTGCGTTCCATTGTCAGTTATTAGGGCGTAAGGTATCCCAAATCTACATATGATTGCCTTCCAGAGGAAATTTTTAATTGCCCCGGTCGTGATAGTCATTAAAGGCTCCGCTTCtgcccatttggtgaagtaaTCTACTGCAACCACTAGGAACCTGCAATTCCCCTTTCCCGTGGGCATGGGCCCTACAGTGTCAACCCCCCATTGGGCAAACGGCCACGGTGAAGAAACCGAGCTAAGTTCTGCTGGTGGTTTTGTTTGTAACTTGGCGAACCTTTGGCACTTGTCACACCTTCGGACCATTTCCATTGACTCGATTCATCGTCGGCCAATAGTAGCCTGCTCGTACAGCCTTGTGTGCCAACATTTTACCCCCCGAGTGACTGCCACAGACTCCCTCATGAATTTCCTTTAACACATACCTGGCCTCAGTCGCCGAGAGGCACTTTAATAATGGGAGTGAATAGCCTCAACGATATAGAATGTTGCCGACAAGAGTGTATCGTGCTGATTACATCCGGATTTTTCGAGCCTCCTTTTTGTCATTTGGCAGTTGTCCGTTTTTGAGATATTCAATCATGTACCTTGCCCATTCAGGAATTATGTAGACGTCATCGATCTGCATTACCGATCTGACATCCTCCACGGAAGGTCTGTCTAGAATGATAACCCGGTGTTTTGAAGCTGAAATTACTTCGTCCAATGCCAATCCCAGCCGAGCTAATGCGTCGGCTCGTCCGTTTTCGGTCCTCGGGATTTGTGTAACCACCACTTGCTCAAAGCGGTCCCAAAAACCCAACACCTTGGCGAGgtactttatcattttttcaCCTTTGGCCTCAGATCCTCCTTGGATTTGGCCGACAACAACCTGTGAGTCGCTTCGTACTTTGAGGTTTTTTGCTCCCAGATGTTCTGCCAGGCTAAGGCCTGCTATTACCGCTTCGTACTTTGCCTCGTTGTTTGTGGTTGGAAAGTCTAACTTCAATGCCATTGCAATTTCCTCCTTATCCGGTGTTATCAAGACCACCCCAGCTCCGCTTCGGGAATTCGTGGATGATCCATCCACATAGGCTATCCAGGCTTCTTTCGCAGGCATTTCGTGGCTTTCGGGGAGATTGCTGAATTCGGCTATAAAGTCTGCCAGAACTTGGGCTTTGATGGTGGTTCTTGGATAAAACTCCAGGTCAAATTCTCCGAGTTTCACGGCCCAATTTATTAACCTTCCTGAGAGGTCGGGTTTTTGCAATACTTTCTTCAAAGGATACTCTGTGAGTACCCTTATAGCATGTGCCTGGAAGTATGGTCGCAACCTTCGGGCGGAAGTAATAAGGGCAAAAGCTAACTTCTCAATCCGGGGGTACCTTTCTTCGGCCCCGTGTAGCGCCCTACTTGTGAAGTATATCGGCTTTTGCAGTCCGGACTCCTCCCGAACCAAGACCGAGCTAACAGCGGATGGTGACACTGCTAAGTATAGATAGAGAATTTCCCCTTCTTCTGGTGAGCTTAGGAGCGGTGGGTTGGCTAGGTATTCTTTTAAATGTCCGAAAGCCACTTCGCATTCATCGTTCCAAACAAACGCCTTCCGGAGTATCTTGAAAAAGGGCAAGCATTTATCTGTTGACCGAGAGATGAACCGGTTTAGGGCTGCAATTCTCCCGGTCAATTGCTGCAGTTGCTTTGTTGTACGAGGAGCTTGCATTTCAAGTATAGCTCAGACTTTTTCAGGGTTTGCCTCGATTTCTCTACTCGAGACCATGAATCCCAGAAACTTTCCGGATGAGACACCGAAAGCACATTTTGCCGGGTTTAACTCCATTTGATATCTCCTTAATGTGTCAAAGGTTTCTTCGAGATCGGTCAGATGGTTGGTTGCTTTTCAGCTTTTCACCAacatgtcatccacatatactTCTACATTCCTTCCGATCTGGTCACGGAACATTTTGTTGACTAGCCGTTGATAGGTTGCACCGGCATTCTTCAAGCCGAATGGCATCATATTATAGCAATACAGCCCCCGGTCAGTGATGAAAGAGGTTTTTTCTTGATCGAGCTCGCTCATGTGTATCTGATtataccccgagaaggcatccataaagcttaggAGCTCATGCCCCGAGGTGGAGTCGATTAGGACATCCATCCGGGGGAGAGGGAAACTATCTTTTGGGCATGCCTTGTTGAGATCGGTGAAGTCcacgcacattctccattttCCGCTCGACTTTCTCACCAAGACAACGTTGGCCAACCACTGAGGGTAGTCCACCTCTCGGATAAAACCGGCTTTTAATAGCCTTTCCACTTCCTCATGTATGGCTTGGTTTCTTTCTGGAGCAAAACATCTTCTTTTTTGCTTAACGGGTCGGTGATTAGGATCGACATTTAGCCTATGCGAAATTACCGAAGGATCAATTCCTGGCATATCGTCATGGCACCAGGCGAACATGTCGGTATTATTCCGTAGGAAAGCTACCAAGGATTCTTCGACTTTCGGAGATAACAGGGATccgaccctaattttttttttttccgttttctcctatttcaaattctttcaTCTCCTTGGTTGGTTCCCCCTGCTGTGATTGCTATTGCTCGCCCTTCTCCTTGCAACTCTTCTGTGAAGGAGTCCCTTTCAGCGTTATGTTGTAGCACCGACGTGCCACTCCCTGTTCTCCCCTTACTTCTCCAACACCTCTCTCGGTTGGGAATTTGATCTTCAAATGTGAAGTGGAAGTGACCGCCTTCAGATCATTAAGTGTTGTTCTTCCAATGATCGCGTTGTAGGCCGAGGGTTTATcgatcaacaaaaacttaaccaTAATAGTTTTCGTGGTCGGATAATCCCCAGCAGTCACGGGGAGTTCAATGGACCCGATCGGCAAGACCTGTTCCCAAGCAAATCCTACCAAAGGGCAGGTAGTCGGGATCACCTTTTCCGGACTGATCTCCATGTTTCGAAAGGCCGACCAATATAGGATATCAGTCGAGCTCCCATTATCGATGAACATTCGATGGATTCGGTGGTTAGCCACCTGCAGCGTGACCACGATCGCGTCGGTATGCGAAAGTGAAACTCCCGCGTAATCTTCATCTGAAAACCCCACCACCATAGATTCCCTCCGGTAGGATTTGTGGGGTCTCTCTATAGCCATTACCTCATGATGTTTCTGATACCGAGCGTATGCCTTCCTATCCGCACTTGTTTCTCCTCCTCCGCCAAAACCTCCGAATATAGTTCGGATGTCGGCGATGACCGGCCCATTCCGTGGTTCATGGCCTTGTGCGCCTCTACTTCTGCTTCTGCCACGCTGAGGTTCCTCCCTTCTGTCTCGGTGATCCTCATTACGTCTTTGAGGAGAACGCCCTCTATGTCTCTGAGGAGAACGCTTTCTATGTCTCTGAGGAGAACGCTCTCTACGTCCTTGCTCTCGGTCTCTATGCTCTCGAGGCCTCTGATTCTGTCGAGGCAGACCCTGGTTGTCTGCTATAAAACGGAGTAATTTTCCGTTTTTGATAAACTTCTCGATCAGGATTCTGAGATTTCTGCATTCCTCGGTAACATGACCCCGAGCATTATGGTACGCGCAGAACTTGTGTCTATTTTCTTCCCTTACCTGCTTGTTGTGAAGGGGAAAAGGCCTCTCGTATTGCGGATCCTTCTTGATTTCCATCAATATCTCGTTAATGGGAGCATTCAAGGGAGTCCATTCCTCTATGGAGAACTGGTAATACTTTGCTGGTTTGGTTTCTgtcctcttttcttccttctgattctttttttccttctttacgGAGTTGTTCGACTCCGCAACCTTCTGCCTCTGGGATTCCCTCAACGCTGAGAGGGTTTCCTCTTGGTTTACATACTTCTCAATCACGTCTGTCAAGTCGGTCAAATTTTCAGGATGATTGAGAGCAATTTCCGACATCAAGGGCCCTTCCACCCGCAAACCCTGGTACAGGGCAGCATAGACCATTTCTTCAGTTGGACTATCAACGGTGAGCTTCGCTTGATTGAATCGGGCCacatagtcttttagagactcgCCTTCCTTTTGGCGCATCGCCATCAGTTGCCCAGAGGGCTTCTTCCTCTTGCATCCAGCCAGGAATTGAGTTATGAATTTCTGCCCGAGATCATCAAAACTTGTGATGGAATTCGGCGGGAGTTTTCGAAACCAATCCCGAGCCGAACCGGACAGGGTAAgtggaaaagctcggcatgccatcTCCTGAGGGGACCCATGTAGATCCATATGCATCTTATAGCTGTCGAGATGCTCAGTGGGATCTTCAATCCCGGTATATGCTTGAATGGCCGGAATTTTAAATTTCTCCGGGAGCTGAATTGCCAGGACACGCTCGGTAAATGGGGAAGACCTGTTCAACAGGCTATCCACCCGAGAAGTCTTCCCTTTGTGGTTTTGCTGGATTTCGAGTTGCAGTCGGTTATACTTATCTTCATATTTCTCATCAAGTGTGGCGATGGCTTCATTAAGTCTTCTTTCTTCATATTGATGATTCACCATACCTTCACCAGGAGGGGGGTTTGCAATCCCTTCAGCCGGCCGGGGTTGATCTTCTTGTTGAGTTCTTTCTGTGATCCTTCTGCTCTCCATGTCTGCTTCTTTGTgggtattgctttcttcttcttcatttccctCGGCCATTTCAGGAATTCGTTCGTCCGCCAATCGCCTTAAAAGACGAAGGTTCTGTTGAGTTAGGACCTCCATGTCCCTAGACATCTGGGCTAGTCGTGCCTCCATCTCAGTTGCATTCTGGTGAGACCCACCTCCCATCTCGTGGCGAGGGTCGTTTGCTCCTGAGGTCGTGGCTCTTGTTCGTACCATTTcagataattttgtttttgcgtAGAAAACGACACACACGTACTAGTCGTTCCCAcaaacggcgccaaactgttatAACAGTTTCTGATATGGTAGTTGACGAACCAGTTGAACCTATCTTCGTTATCCTGCAAATAAAACAAACTACGTCGGGGGGaatccgacaatcccactccgatgcctttgTTAGTTTTTATCTTAGGTGTATATCACTCTTATATCACAATGAGCAATCTAAATTACCTGTTCAGTAGTGAGGTATTTATACATGTCATGTTGCGAGCGATCTGGTTCTTTCATTGAACCACGTGTTAGGTTTGGAGCACTTGTCGGCCGCTCAAATTGTGGGATCAGGGCACACGCTTAACAATCGTGGCCAGAGGTTGGTCTTTAACCGTCTGGAGATCGTGGAGAATAGTCCTTCACGACCACTTCTGGAATCGGTTCTCAACCGCCCTCACGATCGTGGGCTAGTCGGTCCTCAACTGCTCTTAGATCGTGGGGACACCTTCCTAAGTAGTAGCGATTGTGTAGGTAGTGGGCTTCCTTCCCTGGTTGGTACGAGGTCGGTAATTTACCGTCCTTAGCCTTATCGTGGAAGTCGGCAAATTACCGACTTTAAGTACGCATCCTCGGATATTAGCCGAGTATGATTCTGATGGGCTGTGAATCTGGCCCATTGGGCAAGATCGGGATTATTTCCCAACAAGGCCTATGGCCTATATATGGGAATAACAGTCCGCTGCCATTACGAGTAGTATGGTACTACATACCGTCTCATTTggtatttgaaaaatgtttatttcaatcattaattAGTATTAAAAAGCCCTTTGCTGTTGCATGCAcatatttcaaataattatgaaTCTAATTCATTCATTTGAGTGTTGACTTGTTCCTTAATTATGCGAAGCTGTTGATGAAATTAGAAGTGTGGAATCCTTGCAATTCGACTTTGGCACTATTAGATTGCGACACATAACTTTTCTGAAGAAAAAATACTCGACCAAGGTGAATTTGGTGTCGTTTACAAGGTGATCATTCGATATACACTTATGGAGAAGGGtaccatgcatatatatatatatatatatatcagtcaaaacatgttaatttttaaatccCTTATATATGGTTACATGCATTTTGTTATTATATGTTAACACGTACAGTAAGCTCTCTAATGGACAAATTATAGTTGTAAAAAGACTCTAAAAGAATTGTGAACaattagatttaaaatttaaaaatgaggtcTTATTAGTAGTGGCTAAACTCGAACATTGTAATCTAGTTAGGCTCCTTGGCTTCTCCTATGGAAGGAAATGAAAGTCTTTTAATATATGAGTTC
This DNA window, taken from Alnus glutinosa chromosome 5, dhAlnGlut1.1, whole genome shotgun sequence, encodes the following:
- the LOC133869267 gene encoding uncharacterized protein LOC133869267, which gives rise to MVRTRATTSGANDPRHEMGGGSHQNATEMEARLAQMSRDMEVLTQQNLRLLRRLADERIPEMAEGNEEEESNTHKEADMESRRITERTQQEDQPRPAEGIANPPPGEGMVNHQYEERRLNEAIATLDEKYEDKYNRLQLEIQQNHKGKTSRVDSLLNRSSPFTERVLAIQLPEKFKIPAIQAYTGIEDPTEHLDSYKMHMDLHGSPQEMACRAFPLTLSGSARDWFRKLPPNSITSFDDLGQKFITQFLAGCKRKKPSGQLMAMRQKEGESLKDYVARFNQAKLTVDSPTEEMVYAALYQGLRVEGPLMSEIALNHPENLTDLTDVIEKYVNQEETLSALRESQRQKVAESNNSVKKEKKNQKEEKRTETKPAKYYQFSIEEWTPLNAPINEILMEIKKDPQYERPFPLHNKQVREENRHKFCAYHNARGHVTEECRNLRILIEKFIKNGKLLRFIADNQGLPRQNQRPREHRDREQGRRERSPQRHRKRSPQRHRGRSPQRRNEDHRDRREEPQRGRSRSRGAQGHEPRNGPVIADIRTIFGGFGGGGETSADRKAYARYQKHHEVMAIERPHKSYRRESMVVGFSDEDYAGVSLSHTDAIVVTLQVANHRIHRMFIDNGSSTDILYWSAFRNMEISPEKVIPTTCPLVGFAWEQVLPIGSIELPVTAGDYPTTKTIMVKFLLIDKPSAYNAIIGRTTLNDLKAVTSTSHLKIKFPTERGVGEVRGEQGVARRCYNITLKGTPSQKSCKEKGEQ